Proteins encoded within one genomic window of Streptomyces profundus:
- a CDS encoding methyltransferase domain-containing protein, which produces MPQGGAGASGAGFEVPAGWAGAFAEVPRAAFLPPVIWSHDQERETFARLDARVDPAGWRAAAEGDVPVVTQWDDGAHAGEAPGREATSSASKPSLVAAMLAALDVAPGMRVLEIGTGTGWNAALLAHRLGADLVTTVEIDPAVAEAAERSLARAGPCPRVLVGDGAAGAPEHGPFDRLIVTCGVRRIPPAWLRQLAPGGHALIPWGTPFTLHRDALLRLTARPDGTAEGRFLQLVSFMRLRAQRDGSPPRAAELPFHDIRSDAWPPHGWHPFPFLAGLRLRDASYAVQRHDDGHTQWLYDLAGGGWTAGVRRSGVGPGVWVRQAGPRPLWDEFLDAYRWWRAAGEPGVDRLGMTVAADGRASVWLDEPGRTVWAQPAG; this is translated from the coding sequence GTGCCCCAGGGCGGTGCGGGTGCGTCGGGGGCCGGCTTCGAGGTGCCGGCCGGGTGGGCCGGCGCGTTCGCCGAGGTGCCCCGCGCCGCCTTTCTGCCGCCGGTGATCTGGTCGCACGACCAGGAGAGGGAGACGTTCGCCCGCCTCGACGCGCGGGTGGATCCGGCGGGCTGGCGGGCCGCCGCCGAGGGCGATGTGCCGGTGGTCACCCAGTGGGACGACGGCGCGCACGCCGGTGAGGCGCCGGGGCGTGAGGCGACGAGCTCGGCGTCCAAGCCCTCGCTGGTCGCCGCGATGCTCGCCGCGCTCGATGTGGCCCCGGGCATGCGCGTGTTGGAGATCGGCACGGGCACCGGCTGGAACGCCGCGCTGCTGGCGCACCGGTTGGGCGCCGACCTGGTCACCACGGTGGAGATCGATCCGGCGGTCGCCGAGGCGGCCGAGCGGTCGCTGGCCCGGGCGGGCCCGTGCCCCCGGGTGCTGGTCGGGGACGGCGCTGCGGGCGCCCCCGAGCACGGCCCGTTCGACCGGCTGATCGTGACGTGCGGGGTGCGGCGGATCCCGCCGGCGTGGCTCCGCCAGTTGGCTCCCGGCGGGCATGCCCTCATCCCCTGGGGCACTCCGTTCACGCTGCATCGCGACGCGCTGCTGCGGCTGACGGCACGGCCGGACGGGACGGCCGAGGGGCGTTTCCTCCAGCTGGTCTCGTTCATGCGCCTGCGCGCTCAGCGGGACGGCTCCCCACCGCGGGCGGCGGAGCTGCCGTTCCATGACATCAGGTCCGACGCCTGGCCCCCACACGGCTGGCATCCGTTCCCCTTTCTCGCCGGTCTGCGCCTGCGGGACGCGTCCTACGCGGTGCAGCGGCACGACGACGGGCACACCCAGTGGCTGTACGACCTGGCGGGCGGCGGCTGGACGGCCGGCGTGCGGCGGAGCGGCGTCGGGCCAGGGGTGTGGGTGCGGCAGGCGGGGCCCCGCCCCCTGTGGGACGAGTTTCTGGACGCCTACCGCTGGTGGCGCGCGGCCGGGGAGCCGGGCGTGGACCGGCTGGGGATGACGGTGGCCGCTGACGGGCGGGCCTCGGTGTGGCTGGACGAGCCGGGCCGAACGGTCTGGGCTCAGCCGGCCGGCTGA
- a CDS encoding alpha/beta hydrolase family protein has translation MTTDNPPEPAIHLWYDESRRDYRSPDRPRPVRVYRWRPAPGPAEPAPLIVVSHGTGGSGGSMGWLAEPLAAAGFEVISVDHHGNNFVDGYDPEGFLYIWERPRDLSFALDRLAAERPIGPVGAAGFSVGGYTVAALAGGRADRKVLEAVLDSQVPLPPIPEFPDLLEALAAKAGPEELRARFAASDPEADLTDPRVRAVFQIAPAVGPLVSAESLRAVRVPVGIRWGGADTITPFAEQVEPYLTHIPTADGRSLGADVRHDDFIADPPADPTARPRAAADAVAFFRHHLAATSDS, from the coding sequence ATGACAACGGACAACCCGCCAGAGCCCGCCATACATCTGTGGTACGACGAGTCCCGCCGCGACTACCGCTCGCCGGACCGGCCCCGGCCCGTCCGCGTCTACCGGTGGCGGCCCGCTCCCGGTCCGGCGGAACCGGCCCCGCTGATCGTCGTCTCGCACGGCACCGGCGGCTCCGGCGGCTCCATGGGCTGGCTCGCGGAGCCGCTGGCCGCGGCCGGGTTCGAGGTGATCTCCGTCGACCACCACGGCAACAACTTCGTCGACGGGTACGACCCGGAGGGTTTCCTCTACATCTGGGAGCGTCCCAGGGACCTCAGCTTCGCGCTGGACCGGCTGGCCGCCGAGCGGCCCATCGGCCCGGTCGGCGCCGCCGGCTTCTCGGTCGGCGGCTACACGGTGGCCGCCCTCGCCGGCGGGCGCGCCGACCGGAAGGTCCTGGAGGCGGTGCTCGACAGCCAGGTCCCGCTGCCGCCGATCCCCGAGTTCCCCGACCTGCTGGAGGCCCTCGCCGCGAAGGCGGGACCCGAGGAGCTGCGCGCCCGATTCGCCGCGTCGGACCCGGAGGCGGACCTGACCGACCCCAGGGTCCGCGCCGTCTTCCAGATCGCCCCCGCCGTTGGTCCCCTGGTCAGCGCCGAGAGCCTGCGCGCGGTGCGCGTCCCGGTGGGCATCCGCTGGGGAGGCGCGGACACCATCACCCCCTTCGCTGAGCAGGTCGAGCCGTATCTGACACATATCCCCACCGCCGACGGCCGCTCCCTCGGCGCGGACGTCCGCCACGACGACTTCATCGCCGACCCCCCGGCCGACCCCACCGCCCGCCCCCGCGCCGCCGCCGACGCCGTCGCCTTCTTCCGCCACCACCTCGCCGCCACCTCGGACAGCTAG
- a CDS encoding aminoglycoside phosphotransferase family protein gives MPSQPPPVATTTAELPAAVAAAFDLGPVTGDWQPVGGGRSHPLFRLRTAHGEWAVKRLNRSREDWWWQDHLLAVRIERAALAAGIAMPRPVEPPHPGAGPLVDLTVAEEPEPVSFLAWEWCHGSQVAETDAPPELRRWVGATLARLHALTPAGNAEEGNVYPPHPADAWRRWLDEAGPDTDPAFVRAIADHLPDVALAYRTITEAGDQLPDGLWVFTHRDIKPDNILRTADTPVLLDWEGAGRDLAPWEATRTALAFSRTADGWDRAGFVEVLNAYRAAGGAPVAPVPAAFGGLIDQRLGGAALMLWRALGHRPVSPPERADAHRHALGYLAELRLELAQLDRWAGWLREVA, from the coding sequence GTGCCTTCGCAACCTCCCCCCGTCGCCACCACGACCGCCGAACTGCCGGCCGCCGTCGCCGCCGCCTTCGATCTGGGCCCGGTGACGGGCGACTGGCAGCCGGTGGGGGGTGGCCGTTCGCACCCGCTGTTCCGACTGCGCACCGCGCACGGTGAATGGGCTGTCAAGCGTCTCAACCGGTCACGGGAGGACTGGTGGTGGCAGGACCACCTGCTGGCCGTCAGGATCGAGCGGGCCGCGCTCGCCGCCGGCATCGCGATGCCCCGCCCGGTCGAGCCGCCGCACCCCGGCGCCGGCCCGCTGGTCGACCTGACGGTGGCCGAGGAGCCGGAGCCGGTGAGCTTCCTGGCCTGGGAGTGGTGCCACGGCAGCCAGGTCGCCGAGACCGACGCCCCTCCTGAGCTGCGCCGTTGGGTCGGCGCCACGCTGGCGCGGCTGCACGCCCTGACGCCGGCCGGGAACGCGGAGGAGGGGAACGTCTACCCGCCGCACCCCGCCGACGCGTGGCGGCGGTGGCTCGACGAGGCGGGCCCGGATACCGACCCGGCGTTCGTCCGCGCCATCGCCGACCATCTCCCCGACGTGGCGCTCGCCTATCGGACCATCACCGAGGCGGGCGACCAACTTCCGGACGGGCTCTGGGTGTTCACCCATCGGGATATCAAGCCGGACAACATCCTGCGCACCGCCGACACCCCGGTGCTGCTGGACTGGGAGGGCGCGGGGCGCGATCTGGCGCCCTGGGAGGCGACCCGCACGGCCCTCGCGTTCAGCCGCACGGCGGACGGCTGGGACCGCGCCGGCTTCGTCGAGGTGCTGAACGCGTACCGCGCGGCCGGCGGCGCGCCCGTCGCGCCCGTGCCGGCGGCCTTCGGCGGGCTGATCGACCAACGCCTGGGCGGCGCCGCCCTCATGCTCTGGCGGGCCCTGGGCCACCGCCCGGTCTCGCCGCCGGAGCGCGCGGACGCGCACCGCCACGCCCTGGGGTATCTGGCGGAGCTGCGCCTGGAGCTGGCCCAACTCGACCGCTGGGCGGGCTGGTTGCGCGAAGTCGCGTAA
- a CDS encoding HpcH/HpaI aldolase/citrate lyase family protein, producing MSTHTPSGAPPVEQLSLTWLYVPGDRPEVVAKALRSGADVVIVDLEDAVAPERKRYALDATEELLGTPLPVPVQVRTNAPGGPRAEAEVRRLVGLPGLAGLRLPKVESARQLALVAEWAEGRPVPPLYPLLESALGLEAAFAVAGGHPAVAGLALGEADLRADLGVAADEGLAWARGRAVVAARAAGLPPPAQSVYPDVRDLTGLAASCAAGRALGFLGRTALHPRQLPVIERAFLPTAAEIAAAREVVGAAETEAGALALADGRFVDPAVVAGARRTLALAARC from the coding sequence ATGAGCACGCACACCCCGAGCGGGGCGCCTCCCGTTGAGCAGCTGAGCCTCACCTGGCTCTATGTGCCTGGTGACCGTCCGGAAGTCGTCGCCAAGGCACTGCGTTCCGGGGCCGATGTGGTGATCGTGGACCTGGAGGACGCGGTCGCCCCGGAGCGCAAACGCTATGCGCTGGACGCCACCGAGGAGTTGCTCGGCACGCCGCTCCCCGTCCCGGTGCAGGTGCGGACGAACGCGCCGGGCGGGCCCAGGGCGGAGGCCGAGGTGCGGCGGCTGGTCGGGCTGCCCGGGCTCGCCGGTCTGCGGCTGCCCAAGGTCGAGTCGGCGCGCCAACTCGCCCTGGTCGCCGAGTGGGCCGAGGGGCGCCCCGTGCCGCCGCTGTATCCCCTGTTGGAGAGCGCGTTGGGCCTGGAGGCGGCGTTCGCCGTGGCCGGGGGGCATCCGGCGGTGGCCGGACTCGCCCTCGGCGAGGCCGATCTGCGGGCGGACCTCGGCGTCGCGGCCGACGAGGGACTGGCCTGGGCGCGGGGCCGGGCGGTGGTCGCGGCCCGGGCCGCGGGACTGCCGCCGCCGGCCCAGTCGGTCTATCCGGACGTGCGCGATCTCACCGGACTCGCCGCCTCCTGCGCGGCCGGGCGCGCGCTGGGCTTCCTCGGCCGCACCGCCCTGCATCCACGTCAACTGCCCGTCATCGAGCGGGCGTTCCTGCCCACCGCCGCCGAGATCGCGGCGGCCAGGGAGGTGGTGGGCGCGGCCGAGACCGAGGCGGGCGCGCTGGCCCTGGCGGACGGCAGGTTCGTGGACCCCGCCGTCGTCGCCGGCGCCCGCCGCACCCTGGCCCTGGCGGCCCGCTGCTAG
- a CDS encoding CaiB/BaiF CoA transferase family protein, with the protein MAGLRVLDLATLFAGPLAATLLGDFGAEVIKVEHPRRPDPSRGHGPSKNGVGLWWKLLGRNKRTMTLDLSTEEGRALLLRLAADADVVIENFRPGTLEKWGLGWDQLHAANPRLVLARVTGFGQFGPYARRPGFGTLAEAMSGFAAVTGEPEGPPTLPPFGLADSIAALSTAYAVMTALAGRATTGVGQVVDLAIIEPMLTVLGPQPLWYDQLGYVQPRTGNRSTNNAPRNTYRTSDGQWVAVSTSAQSIAERVMRLVGRPELVDEPWFTSGAGRAAHADTLDEAVGAWIARHDKAAVLAAFEAAEAAIAPIHDVRDVLDDPQYRALDSVTEVQDEELGPLRMQNVLFRLSGTPGAIRWAGRPHGADTEAVLGELGLSAEEIARLRTAGTL; encoded by the coding sequence CTGGCCGGTCTTCGGGTGCTGGATCTGGCCACCCTCTTCGCCGGCCCCCTCGCCGCCACCCTGCTGGGGGACTTCGGCGCCGAGGTGATCAAGGTCGAGCACCCACGCCGCCCCGACCCGTCGCGGGGCCACGGCCCCAGCAAGAACGGCGTCGGCCTCTGGTGGAAGCTGCTGGGCCGCAACAAGCGCACCATGACGCTCGACCTGTCCACCGAGGAGGGCCGGGCGCTGCTGCTCCGGCTGGCGGCGGACGCGGACGTGGTGATCGAGAACTTCCGCCCCGGCACACTGGAGAAGTGGGGCCTGGGCTGGGATCAACTCCACGCGGCCAACCCCAGGTTGGTGCTGGCCAGGGTCACGGGCTTCGGCCAGTTCGGCCCCTATGCCAGGCGCCCCGGGTTCGGCACCCTGGCCGAGGCGATGAGCGGCTTCGCCGCCGTCACCGGCGAGCCGGAAGGGCCGCCCACGCTCCCACCGTTCGGCCTGGCCGACTCCATCGCCGCGCTCTCCACCGCCTACGCGGTGATGACCGCGCTCGCGGGCCGCGCCACCACCGGCGTCGGCCAGGTGGTGGATCTGGCGATCATCGAACCGATGCTGACGGTGCTCGGCCCGCAGCCGCTCTGGTACGACCAGCTGGGCTATGTGCAGCCGCGTACCGGCAACCGGTCCACCAACAACGCGCCCCGCAACACCTACCGCACCTCGGACGGGCAGTGGGTCGCCGTCTCCACCTCGGCCCAGTCCATCGCCGAGCGGGTGATGCGGCTCGTGGGCCGCCCCGAGCTGGTCGACGAGCCGTGGTTCACCTCGGGCGCCGGCCGCGCCGCGCACGCCGACACGCTGGACGAGGCGGTCGGCGCCTGGATCGCCCGCCATGACAAGGCCGCCGTGCTCGCCGCCTTCGAGGCGGCCGAGGCGGCGATCGCGCCGATCCACGATGTGCGGGACGTGCTGGACGACCCCCAGTACCGGGCGCTGGACAGCGTCACCGAGGTCCAGGACGAGGAGTTGGGCCCGCTGCGGATGCAGAACGTGCTCTTCCGGCTCTCCGGGACGCCGGGCGCCATCCGCTGGGCCGGCCGGCCGCATGGCGCGGACACCGAAGCGGTGCTGGGCGAACTGGGCCTGTCGGCCGAGGAGATCGCCCGCCTCCGAACGGCGGGCACGCTATGA
- a CDS encoding ribokinase, translating to MDLVAYVAAAPRRGETVSGREFRTVPGGKGANQAIAAARAGGSVTMIGAVGDDEFGPRLRATLNEARVDTVGLRTEPGPSGIAHIVVDDEGGNSIVVVPGANGTVTGLGEGDEQRIADADTLLMQLELPLEAVLAGARAARAHGARTVLTPAPACPLPDELLSLTDLLVPNEHEAAALTGHHEPLAAARAFLDVVPEVVITLGAAGSLYAARNAEPVSVPAVAVRAVDSTAAGDTFVGALAVAVGEGWPMPRAMAWAAGAAALSVSRRGAASSMPHRAEIDALHRTAPHPREAP from the coding sequence ATGGATCTGGTGGCCTATGTGGCCGCCGCGCCACGCCGGGGGGAGACGGTGTCGGGCCGCGAGTTCCGCACCGTGCCCGGGGGGAAGGGCGCCAACCAGGCGATCGCCGCCGCCCGCGCCGGCGGCTCCGTCACCATGATCGGCGCCGTGGGCGACGACGAGTTCGGGCCCCGGCTGCGGGCCACGCTCAACGAGGCGCGCGTGGACACCGTGGGGTTGCGCACCGAGCCGGGGCCCAGTGGCATCGCCCATATCGTGGTGGACGACGAGGGCGGCAACTCCATCGTGGTGGTGCCGGGCGCCAATGGCACCGTGACCGGCCTCGGCGAGGGCGACGAGCAGCGGATCGCCGATGCCGACACCCTGCTGATGCAGCTCGAACTCCCCCTGGAGGCGGTGCTGGCCGGGGCGCGCGCCGCCCGCGCGCACGGCGCGCGCACCGTGCTCACGCCCGCGCCCGCCTGCCCGCTGCCGGACGAACTCCTCTCCCTCACCGATCTGTTGGTGCCCAACGAACACGAGGCCGCCGCGCTGACCGGCCACCATGAGCCGCTGGCCGCGGCGCGCGCGTTTCTGGACGTCGTTCCCGAGGTGGTGATCACGCTGGGCGCGGCGGGCAGCCTCTATGCCGCGCGGAACGCCGAGCCGGTGAGCGTACCCGCCGTCGCCGTGCGGGCCGTGGACAGCACGGCGGCGGGCGACACCTTTGTCGGCGCGCTGGCCGTCGCCGTGGGCGAGGGCTGGCCGATGCCGCGCGCCATGGCGTGGGCCGCCGGCGCCGCCGCCCTCTCCGTCAGCCGCCGGGGCGCCGCCTCGTCGATGCCGCACCGGGCCGAGATCGACGCCCTGCACCGCACCGCCCCCCACCCCAGGGAAGCACCGTGA